From Desulfonatronum thioautotrophicum, the proteins below share one genomic window:
- the ftsY gene encoding signal recognition particle-docking protein FtsY, with product MGFFSKVKKWWATEEPAKTDESVEQPQPESAPQAGEPLDSQEPEHAPTRHDEVAPEDQTAPPLEPKPEHIKPAPRSIADDATQAPFVTETVTEPEPIPTPEHTADSSDDTPQQPAEAVSETPTPAPTETPSDSPEVSPGEFPEELPGETPKITMGDALEETLDAPTAQTPRQTSIDASEVAPSAASPEALRTPTADPEEEPAGSPHRNLEAESETDTVLEPLADSTREPPAQPDAQTDEQPAAKTRQGLFARLFSRKPAEPTSPPKPEPTPRPSSEPRTTTVPASPIDSGPAPDAPAWQAQLLQALRGAEPKLSIWLEHTLSGVETMGDELWARLRFLFRALEAPEDEAELFITKFRDWLEDMGYEHVGEFRSELQYRLALALELEDEEDERDRLFLKLSAGLNKTREQLTRRIDALLSAHRTFDDPFWEELEEVLIMADVGHRSAVMLLDRLKARVRKEQISEPEAFREMLRQELAAIFPSPKVVELTQGPEVVLVVGVNGVGKTTTIAKLAHRAQMQGRKVLVAAGDTFRAAAMEQLGIWAKRTGADFFSKGEGADPAAVAYEAVDAALQGGHDVVFLDTAGRLHTKVDLMDELRKIKRVLSKKLPGAPHRSLLVVDATTGQNAMSQTRLFHEAVSVDEIILTKLDGTSKGGIVVAIALEFDLPISFVGLGEKMEDLRPFSGEDFAKALVN from the coding sequence ATGGGTTTTTTCTCCAAGGTGAAGAAATGGTGGGCCACCGAAGAACCGGCCAAGACGGATGAATCCGTCGAGCAACCGCAACCGGAGTCGGCCCCGCAAGCTGGCGAGCCCCTGGATTCTCAGGAACCTGAACACGCCCCGACCCGTCATGACGAGGTCGCTCCGGAAGACCAAACAGCCCCCCCCCTTGAACCAAAACCGGAACACATCAAACCTGCTCCACGCAGTATCGCGGACGACGCGACCCAAGCCCCTTTTGTCACGGAAACCGTCACCGAGCCGGAGCCCATTCCCACTCCCGAGCATACGGCGGATTCTTCAGATGACACACCGCAACAACCAGCGGAAGCTGTTTCGGAGACGCCAACCCCGGCACCGACAGAAACTCCATCGGACAGCCCGGAAGTGTCTCCAGGAGAATTCCCTGAAGAGCTTCCTGGAGAAACTCCTAAAATAACTATGGGAGACGCTCTTGAAGAGACACTTGACGCCCCCACTGCCCAGACTCCCAGGCAGACATCCATTGATGCTTCAGAAGTAGCGCCTTCAGCCGCCTCGCCAGAGGCTCTTCGGACACCCACAGCAGATCCTGAAGAGGAGCCGGCCGGGTCACCGCACCGGAACCTCGAGGCGGAGTCTGAAACCGATACGGTTCTGGAGCCTCTTGCGGATTCCACCCGCGAACCCCCTGCGCAGCCTGATGCGCAAACCGATGAACAGCCTGCCGCAAAGACCCGCCAGGGGCTTTTCGCCCGGCTTTTTTCCCGGAAGCCCGCCGAGCCGACCTCCCCCCCAAAGCCGGAGCCGACTCCGCGGCCGTCTTCTGAGCCCCGGACAACAACTGTTCCGGCATCTCCCATTGACTCGGGGCCGGCACCTGATGCCCCGGCGTGGCAAGCCCAATTGCTGCAAGCCTTGCGTGGAGCCGAACCCAAGCTCAGCATCTGGCTGGAGCACACCCTTTCCGGTGTGGAGACCATGGGCGATGAGCTGTGGGCACGCCTGCGCTTTCTGTTCCGGGCTCTGGAGGCTCCGGAGGACGAGGCCGAACTGTTCATCACCAAGTTTCGGGACTGGCTGGAAGACATGGGCTATGAACATGTCGGCGAATTTCGCTCCGAACTGCAATATCGGCTGGCTCTGGCCCTGGAGCTCGAAGACGAGGAGGACGAGCGGGACCGCCTCTTCCTGAAGCTCTCCGCGGGCCTGAACAAGACTCGGGAACAGCTCACCAGGCGCATCGACGCCCTGCTCTCGGCGCACCGCACCTTCGACGATCCGTTCTGGGAGGAGCTGGAGGAAGTGCTGATCATGGCCGACGTGGGCCACCGTTCGGCGGTCATGTTACTGGATCGACTCAAAGCCCGGGTGCGCAAGGAACAGATCAGCGAGCCAGAGGCCTTCCGGGAGATGCTTCGTCAGGAATTGGCCGCCATCTTTCCCTCGCCCAAGGTCGTCGAGCTCACCCAGGGGCCGGAAGTCGTCCTGGTGGTGGGCGTCAATGGGGTGGGCAAGACCACGACCATCGCCAAACTGGCCCACCGCGCCCAGATGCAGGGCCGCAAGGTTCTCGTGGCCGCCGGAGACACCTTCCGGGCCGCGGCCATGGAACAGCTCGGCATCTGGGCCAAGCGCACCGGAGCGGATTTCTTCAGCAAGGGGGAAGGCGCGGACCCGGCCGCCGTGGCCTACGAAGCCGTGGATGCTGCCCTGCAGGGCGGTCACGACGTAGTCTTCCTGGATACGGCCGGTCGCCTGCATACCAAGGTCGACCTGATGGACGAGTTGCGCAAAATCAAGCGGGTGCTGAGCAAAAAACTGCCCGGCGCGCCCCATCGCAGCCTGCTGGTGGTGGATGCCACCACCGGGCAAAACGCGATGTCCCAGACCAGGCTGTTCCACGAGGCGGTCAGCGTGGATGAGATCATCCTCACCAAGCTGGATGGGACATCCAAAGGCGGTATCGTGGTGGCCATTGCCTTGGAATTCGAC
- a CDS encoding N-acetylglutaminylglutamine amidotransferase, whose product MCGICGELRFDGKQATAEHVQAMADVMAGRGPDGCGIFVQKGTALGHRRLKIIDLSDASHQPMVDPQLGLACVFNGIIYNYKELRRELEQQGYNFFSSGDTEVLLKAYHAWGEDCVQRFMGMFAFAVWERDSGRVLLGRDRLGIKPLYLADTQGGLLFASSLPALLATGSISKELDPVALHHYFSFHAVVPAPYTMLRGVRKLPPATLLRIEADGTRRQRVYWSPEFNCQEPDKGEEVWRDAVLAAMRTAVDRRMVADVPVGVLLSGGLDSSLVVGLLAEAGARDLNTFSIGFEAVDDEAGDEFRYSDIVAKRFGTVHHKISISSAEALGNLRACVRAMSEPMVSHDNIGFYLLSREVAKHLTVVQSGQGADEVFAGYHWYPPMMDSRDPVADYARLFCDRDHADYARLVEDSWLGEDASLEFIRNGFAASGADRAIDKALRMDALTMLVDDPVKRVDNMTMAWGLEARVPFLDHELVELAARIPAELKVRDGGKYILKEAARSVIPHEVIDRPKGYFPVPALKYLRGPFLDFVQEALRQPEARKRGIVRQNYLEELLRAPEEHITPLGGSKLWQVAVLELWLQEHRI is encoded by the coding sequence ATGTGCGGTATTTGTGGAGAATTGCGGTTTGATGGGAAACAGGCCACGGCGGAACATGTTCAGGCCATGGCGGACGTCATGGCCGGCCGTGGTCCGGACGGTTGCGGCATCTTCGTGCAGAAAGGGACGGCCCTGGGTCACCGGCGTTTGAAAATCATCGACCTTAGTGACGCCTCGCATCAGCCGATGGTTGATCCGCAACTGGGGTTGGCCTGCGTGTTCAACGGCATCATCTACAATTACAAGGAACTGCGTCGGGAACTGGAGCAACAAGGCTACAACTTCTTTTCCTCCGGGGACACCGAGGTGCTGCTCAAAGCCTACCACGCCTGGGGGGAGGACTGCGTGCAGCGGTTCATGGGCATGTTTGCCTTTGCCGTTTGGGAACGGGACTCCGGCAGGGTTCTGCTGGGCCGGGATCGCCTGGGGATCAAGCCCTTGTATCTCGCCGACACCCAGGGGGGGCTGCTGTTTGCCTCCAGCCTGCCCGCGCTGTTGGCCACCGGCAGCATCAGCAAGGAACTCGACCCCGTTGCCCTGCATCACTATTTTTCCTTTCATGCCGTGGTTCCGGCACCATATACAATGCTGCGCGGCGTGCGCAAACTGCCGCCGGCCACGTTGTTGCGGATCGAGGCGGACGGGACGCGCCGGCAACGGGTCTATTGGTCTCCGGAATTCAACTGCCAGGAGCCGGACAAGGGCGAGGAGGTTTGGCGCGATGCCGTTTTGGCCGCAATGCGCACCGCGGTGGATCGGCGGATGGTGGCGGACGTCCCGGTGGGCGTGCTGCTTTCCGGAGGCCTGGATTCCAGCCTGGTGGTGGGCTTGCTGGCCGAGGCAGGAGCGCGGGATCTGAACACCTTTTCCATTGGTTTCGAGGCGGTGGACGACGAAGCCGGCGATGAGTTCCGCTACTCGGACATCGTGGCCAAGCGGTTTGGCACCGTGCATCACAAGATTTCCATCTCCTCGGCCGAGGCCCTCGGCAATTTGCGAGCCTGTGTCCGGGCCATGTCCGAACCCATGGTCAGCCACGACAACATCGGGTTTTACCTGTTGTCCCGGGAGGTGGCCAAACACCTCACCGTGGTCCAGAGCGGCCAGGGCGCGGACGAAGTATTCGCGGGCTACCACTGGTATCCACCGATGATGGACAGCAGGGATCCGGTTGCCGACTATGCCCGGTTGTTTTGCGACCGGGACCATGCGGACTACGCCCGACTGGTGGAGGACAGCTGGCTCGGGGAAGATGCGAGTTTGGAGTTTATTCGCAATGGATTTGCCGCCTCAGGTGCGGACCGGGCCATTGACAAGGCCCTGCGCATGGACGCCTTGACCATGCTCGTGGACGATCCGGTCAAACGGGTGGACAACATGACCATGGCCTGGGGGCTGGAGGCTCGGGTGCCCTTTCTGGACCATGAGCTGGTGGAGCTGGCCGCCAGGATACCCGCGGAGCTGAAAGTTCGCGACGGGGGGAAATACATCCTCAAGGAAGCGGCTCGGTCCGTGATTCCGCACGAGGTGATCGACCGGCCCAAGGGGTACTTTCCGGTACCGGCTTTGAAGTATCTGCGGGGCCCGTTCTTGGATTTCGTCCAGGAGGCATTGAGGCAACCCGAGGCACGTAAACGGGGCATTGTGCGCCAGAATTATCTGGAG